A stretch of Sinimarinibacterium sp. NLF-5-8 DNA encodes these proteins:
- a CDS encoding IS3 family transposase (programmed frameshift) has product MSDKQVRAQYTREFKQEAVRQVRSGQAIAVVAKVLGIPKASLGNWVRLSAKGELDGAGGGDKSIQVSPEQMEIARLRAENARLRMERDIGKKSRGVLRAGHAARYAWIHQMRKLYPVSVSCGVLEVSASGYFNWLRRRESGHGGPARRHSDEALLAYMRAIHAEVKGEYGWPRMHKELLARGIRVGKDRVRKLMQQHGIRAKTKRKFVVTTDSRHSLPVAPDLVQRRFNPEAPNQLWSGDITYIQTDEGWLYLAAVIDLFNRQVVGWSLQPHMQASLVKDALAMAWWRRRPPPGLIFHSDRGSQYCSHEFQDALKDWGMRSSMSRKGNCWDNAPTESFWGRLKTASVHGCKFATREQARQAVMDWMAFYNHRRLHSSLGYLSPMQYEQRWYEAQRKKAA; this is encoded by the exons ATGAGTGACAAGCAGGTGCGTGCGCAGTACACGCGAGAGTTCAAGCAGGAGGCTGTTCGGCAGGTCCGCTCGGGTCAGGCGATTGCGGTGGTGGCCAAGGTACTGGGCATTCCCAAAGCGAGCCTGGGCAACTGGGTACGGCTGTCAGCCAAGGGAGAATTGGACGGTGCGGGCGGTGGAGACAAGAGCATCCAGGTTTCGCCCGAGCAGATGGAGATAGCCCGGTTGCGTGCAGAGAATGCTCGCCTTCGCATGGAGCGCGACATCG GCAAAAAAAGCCGCGGCGTACTTCGCGCAGGACACGCTGCGAGGTACGCCTGGATTCACCAAATGAGAAAGCTGTACCCGGTGAGTGTGTCCTGCGGGGTGCTGGAGGTCAGCGCAAGCGGGTACTTCAACTGGCTACGCCGGCGTGAGTCTGGCCACGGTGGACCTGCCCGGCGTCACAGCGACGAAGCCCTGCTGGCGTACATGCGCGCCATCCACGCCGAGGTGAAGGGGGAATACGGCTGGCCCCGCATGCACAAGGAACTGCTGGCCCGGGGCATCCGGGTGGGCAAGGACCGGGTGCGCAAGCTCATGCAGCAGCACGGCATCAGGGCCAAGACCAAACGCAAGTTCGTGGTGACTACCGACAGCCGCCACAGCCTGCCGGTGGCGCCCGACTTGGTACAGCGGCGCTTTAACCCCGAGGCGCCCAACCAGCTGTGGAGTGGCGACATCACCTACATCCAAACCGACGAGGGCTGGCTGTACCTGGCTGCGGTCATCGACCTGTTCAACCGTCAGGTGGTGGGTTGGAGCCTGCAGCCGCACATGCAGGCCAGCCTGGTCAAGGACGCGCTGGCCATGGCGTGGTGGCGCCGCAGGCCACCTCCTGGACTGATATTCCACAGCGACCGGGGCAGCCAGTATTGCAGCCATGAGTTCCAGGATGCCTTGAAGGACTGGGGCATGCGTTCATCGATGAGCAGAAAGGGGAACTGCTGGGACAACGCACCGACCGAGAGCTTCTGGGGTCGGCTGAAAACAGCCAGCGTACATGGGTGCAAATTCGCTACCCGTGAGCAGGCCAGGCAGGCGGTGATGGACTGGATGGCCTTCTACAATCACCGCAGGCTGCATTCGTCGCTGGGCTACCTCAGCCCGATGCAGTACGAGCAGCGCTGGTACGAGGCACAGCGTAAAAAGGCCGCGTGA